ACGCCAGAATCGGGCTGTTGATGCGAAAATAATGCTCTAACGCGATTTCAGGGAAGCAAGGGAAAGGAAGCAGTGAGCGAAAGAGGCTGACCTGACGGGGTGTCCAAAGATGTGACATTGACCGTGAATGAGACCAGGTGTACGGCACCGTGTCCCGATGCGATCCTCGCTGACTACCACGAGCGCACGATTCGCAGATCATTCAACACGTCGGACAGAGTGCGCGGCGAGTGCTCATCAAACCAATCCTCGACCAGGCGATAGGCGATGGAAAGGCGCGGAGGGACGCGAAACTCGCCCGAAGCCAGTCCGTCTACGACGTCATCGACGCTACGCCAGATGGCATCCTGCAGTTCTCCATCGTTCAGCCGGATCTCATAGCTCGACGCGGTCGCAGTGAAACCCAGCATGATTGATCCGGGAAACGGCCATGGCTGGGAGGAATGATAGTCGACGGTATCGAGTGTGATATCGGTTTCTTCCAGAACCTCACGCACCACCGCCTGTTCGACGCTCTCACCTGGTTCAACAAAGCCTGCGATGACTGAATATCTGAATTGCGGCCACGCTTTCTGCCTTCCAAAAAGACATTCACTGTTATTTGTCACGGCAACAATAATCGCCGGATCGGTTCTCGGGAAATGCATTTTCGCGCACTGTGATTGCACACACTGCCGGCAATGTCCACCCTGGACCGACACGGTTGCCGAACCACATTCACCGCAAAACCCGTGCGCCCGGTGCCAGTGGAACATCGCCTTCGCATATGAAACAAGTGTCGCGTCCTCAGCCTTGAGGCTGTACCCTTGCTCTCGAAGTCCCGCGAACTGACCGTTGCCCAACCAATCCCTGTCCAGGCTCGCGGTGTCACCGATGTCCAATGCGAAATAGTGATGCTTTTCCCGGCATCCGAGATAAATGCTGTTCTCGACCGAGCAATGCAGAGCGCTGATGCCGTCCGAAGTCACCAGTACGGGTGCGGGGCTGGGATTTTCCGACATGAAAAACTGATCTTGGTGGAACAGCACAAAGCGGGCGGACGCCGAAGCCTGAAGCGAAGTGAGTTGCTC
This Acidiferrobacterales bacterium DNA region includes the following protein-coding sequences:
- the nudC gene encoding NAD(+) diphosphatase: MDDLKRSLLNVFTCSDLNRMVSRRKDDEQLTSLQASASARFVLFHQDQFFMSENPSPAPVLVTSDGISALHCSVENSIYLGCREKHHYFALDIGDTASLDRDWLGNGQFAGLREQGYSLKAEDATLVSYAKAMFHWHRAHGFCGECGSATVSVQGGHCRQCVQSQCAKMHFPRTDPAIIVAVTNNSECLFGRQKAWPQFRYSVIAGFVEPGESVEQAVVREVLEETDITLDTVDYHSSQPWPFPGSIMLGFTATASSYEIRLNDGELQDAIWRSVDDVVDGLASGEFRVPPRLSIAYRLVEDWFDEHSPRTLSDVLNDLRIVRSW